A window of the Garra rufa chromosome 10, GarRuf1.0, whole genome shotgun sequence genome harbors these coding sequences:
- the myl12.2 gene encoding myosin, light chain 12, genome duplicate 2, translating to MSSKRAKGKTTKKRPQRATSNVFAMFDQSQIQEFKEAFNMIDQNRDGFIDKEDLHDMLASLGKNPTDEYLEAMMNEAPGPINFTMFLTMFGEKLNGTDPEDVIKNAFACFDEEGTGFIQEDYLRELLTTMGDRFTDEEVDELFREAPIDKKGNFNYVEFTRILKHGAKDKDD from the exons ATGTCTAGCAAAAGGGCTAAGGGAAAAACCACCAAAAAGCGCCCCCAGCGGGCCACGTCAAACGTGTTTGCCATGTTCGACCAGTCCCAGATCCAGGAATTCAAAGAAGCCTTTAACATGATCGATCAGAACCGGGACGGCTTCATTGATAAGGAGGATCTGCATGATATGTTGGCCTCATTAG GTAAGAACCCCACAGACGAATACCTCGAGGCAATGATGAATGAAGCCCCTGGTCCCATTAACTTCACCATGTTCCTCACAATGTTTGGAGAGAAACTTAATGGCACAGATCCTGAGGATGTAATCAAAAATGCATTTGCTTGTTTTGATGAGGAGGGGACGG GTTTTATTCAGGAGGACTACCTGAGGGAGCTCTTGACCACTATGGGAGACAGGTTCACAGATGAAGAAGTGGACGAGCTGTTTAGAGAGGCCCCTATTGACAAGAAAGGAAACTTCAACTACGTAGAATTCACACGCATCCTGAAACACGGTGCTAAAGATAAGGATGATTAG
- the bag1 gene encoding BAG family molecular chaperone regulator 1: MAENSMTVTVAYGTTKHSITLTAQDGQEPLLKDLCEALTEATGVPVPSQKVIFKGKSLKDMEETLSSFGVKQGCKLMMIGKRNSPEEEVELKKLKDIEKSVEQNAKKLEKVDGELTGLKNGFLAKELQAEALNKLDQRVKVAAEQFMKILEEIDGMSLPESFSDCRMKKKGLAKTVQGFLAQCDKIEAGISDHLAKIQTKNLALAE, from the exons ATGGCGGAGAACAGTATGACAGTGACAGTTGCTTATG GCACAACCAAACACAGCATCACTTTAACAGCACAGGATGGACAAGAACCACTGTTAAAGGATTTGTGTGAGGCGCTGACAGAAGCCACAGGAGTTCCTGTACCATCCCAGAAAGTCATATTTAAAG GGAAATCACTGAAGGACATGGAGGAGACTCTATCCAGCTTTGGAGTAAAGCAGGGTTGTAAACTGATGATGATTGGAAAGAGG AACAGTCCTGAGGAGGAAGTTGAACTTAAAAAGCTCAAAGACATTGAAAAGTCAGTGGAACAAAATGCCAAGAAGCTTGAGAAGGTGGATGGTGAACTCACAGGACTGAAGAAT GGTTTTCTTGCAAAAGAGTTGCAAGCTGAGGCACTTAACAAACTGGACCAGAGGGTGAAAGTTGCCGCTGAGCAGTTCATGAAAATCCTAGAGGAAATAGATGGAATG AGCTTGCCTGAGAGTTTTAGTGATTGCAGGATGAAGAAAAAAGGACTTGCGAAAACTGTTCAG GGTTTCTTAGCTCAGTGTGACAAAATCGAAGCTGGAATATCCGATCATTTGGCTAAGATTCAGACAAAAAACTTGGCCCTAGCAGAATGA
- the chmp5a gene encoding charged multivesicular body protein 5, producing MNRIFGRSKQTPTPNLSDCIGNVDTRVESIDKKIARIDAELMKYKDQMKKMRDGPSKNAVKQKAMRVLKQKRMYEGQRDQLSQQSFNMEQANYTIQSLRDTKTTVEAMKIGAKEMKKAYKQVKMDQIEDLQDQLEDMMEEANEVQEALSRSYGTPEIDEDELEAELDALGDELLLDDDSSYLDEASSAPSIPEGMPSDAKTNKDGVLVDEFGLPQIPAT from the exons ATGAACCGAATTTTCGGTCGGAGCAAACAAACGCCTACTCCCAACCTTTCTGACTGCATAGGCAAT GTGGATACGAGGGTCGAGTCCATCGATAAGAAAATAGCGAGAATCGATGCAGAGCTCATGAAGTATAAGGACCAAATGAAAAAGATGAGGGATGGACCCTCAAAA AATGCAGTGAAACAGAAGGCGATGAGAGTGCTGAAACAAAAGAGAAT GTATGAAGGTCAAAGAGATCAGCTTTCCCAGCAGTCATTTAACATGGAACAAGCAAACTATACAATCCAGTCTTTAAGGGACACCAAAACAACG GTGGAGGCTATGAAGATCGGAGCAAAAGAAATGAAGAAAGCGTATAAACAAGTGAAGATGGATCAAATTGAA GACCTGCAGGATCAACTGGAAGACATGATGGAAGAGGCCAATGAGGTTCAGGAAGCCCTCAGCCGCAGCTATGGCACACCAGAGATCGATGAGGATGAACTGGAAGCAg AGCTGGATGCTCTGGGAGATGAGTTACTGCTGGATGATGACAGCTCTTACTTAGATGAAGCCTCGTCTGCACCCTCTATTCCTGAAGGAATGCCCAGCGACGCTAAAACCAATAAG GATGGCGTTCTGGTCGATGAGTTTGGCCTACCACAGATCCCTGCTACATAA
- the oprk1 gene encoding kappa-type opioid receptor encodes MDSNVVQIFKEDKCPSSHPEKCLPNFTWQSAVSDIYNYSLNESWTNEQETMSPIIPIITAVYSVVFVVGLVGNCLVMYVIIRYTKMKTATNIYIFNLAVADALVTTTMPFQSTDYLLNSWPFGEVVCKVFISIDYYNMFTSIFTLTMMSVDRYVAVCHPVKALDFRTPMKAKIINILIWVLSSAAGIPAMVLGSTQTNNGTTECALQFPDPYIYWDTLMKICVFIFAFVAPLLIITVCYTLMVLRLKSVRLLSGSREKDRNLRRITRLVLVVVAVFVVCWTPIHIFILVKALAPGVPETTAVMAAYFFCVALGYTNSSLNPILYAFLDENFKRCFRDFCCPGRTAGDGRGVSRVRSTLREHTCPAEAKGDGGHGRPV; translated from the exons ATGGACAGCAACGTGGTGCAGATTTTTAAGGAGGACAAATGTCCCTCATCGCACCCCGAGAAGTGTTTACCCAACTTCACATGGCAGTCTGCTGTCTCGGACATTTATAACTATTCACTGAATGAAAGCTGGACGAACGAGCAGGAAACTATGTCGCCTATTATTCCGATCATCACTGCCGTGTATTCTGTGGTGTTTGTTGTAGGACTAGTGGGAAACTGCCTGGTGATGTATGTCATTATCAG ATACACTAAAATGAAAACCGCCACCAACATCTATATTTTCAACCTGGCTGTTGCAGATGCCTTGGTAACCACCACCATGCCCTTTCAGAGTACAGATTATCTACTGAATTCCTGGCCGTTTGGAGAGGTGGTGTGTAAGGTTTTCATCTCCATCGACTACTATAACATGTTTACTAGTATCTTTACCTTGACCATGATGAGTGTGGACCGCTATGTGGCTGTTTGCCATCCCGTCAAGGCCCTGGACTTCAGGACACCGATGAAAGCTAAGATCATTAACATTCTCATTTGGGTGCTGTCCTCGGCTGCTGGGATTCCTGCAATGGTTCTTGGGAGCACTCAGACAAACAATG GCACTACAGAATGTGCTCTGCAGTTTCCAGACCCGTATATCTACTGGGACACATTGATGAAGATCTGCGTCTTCATCTTTGCCTTCGTGGCCCCTCTTCTGATCATCACAGTGTGCTACACACTCATGGTCCTGCGTCTCAAGAGCGTACGTCTGCTGTCAGGCTCCCGGGAAAAAGACCGCAACCTGAGACGCATAACCCGCCTGGTGCTGGTTGTGGTGGCTGTGTTTGTGGTGTGCTGGACACCCATACACATCTTCATCCTAGTCAAAGCTCTTGCGCCAGGAGTGCCGGAGACCACCGCGGTCATGGCCGCTTACTTCTTCTGTGTGGCGCTGGGATACACCAACAGCAGCCTGAACCCTATCCTGTATGCTTTCCTTGATGAGAACTTCAAACGATGCTTCAGGGACTTCTGCTGCCCCGGTCGGACCGCGGGGGACGGGCGCGGCGTCAGTCGGGTCAGAAGCACTCTTCGCGAGCACACGTGCCCAGCAGAGGCCAAAGGGGATGGGGGCCACGGTCGACCCGTATGA